Proteins from one Streptomyces sp. NBC_00390 genomic window:
- a CDS encoding LysR family transcriptional regulator, whose protein sequence is MVHEHSSEPRLSPSSYEEDIALQLAPRLAYFAGVARHEHVTRAAQEMGVPQSTLSRAMVRLEQDLGVALFARKGRNVSLTPAGRTFLASVDRALAEVERAAESVQADADPRAGKVAFGFLHTMGSETVPELIRAFRVDHPRIRFTLVQNYGEAMIERLRSGELDLCLTSPVPDAPDLVARRLDEQRLRLVVPDDHRLATRKRIRLAEAADETFVTLEPGYGLRRITDDLCAEAGFTPRVAFEGEEAETLRGLVAAGLGVALLPPPAVARPGVVELTVTAPRAVREIGVAWLDGHPDTPPVAAFKRFLLSRRGQLLPD, encoded by the coding sequence ATGGTGCATGAACACAGCTCAGAGCCTCGCCTGTCACCGAGTAGTTACGAAGAAGACATCGCGCTGCAGCTCGCGCCGCGGCTCGCGTACTTCGCCGGGGTCGCCCGCCACGAGCACGTGACGCGCGCCGCGCAGGAGATGGGCGTGCCCCAGTCGACGCTGTCACGGGCGATGGTCCGTCTCGAACAGGACCTGGGCGTCGCATTGTTCGCCCGCAAAGGCCGCAATGTCTCCCTCACCCCGGCCGGCCGCACCTTCCTCGCCTCCGTGGACCGGGCGCTGGCCGAGGTCGAGCGTGCGGCCGAGTCGGTCCAGGCGGACGCGGACCCACGGGCGGGCAAGGTCGCCTTCGGCTTCCTGCACACCATGGGCTCGGAGACCGTGCCGGAACTGATCCGGGCCTTTCGCGTGGACCATCCCCGGATCCGTTTCACCCTCGTCCAGAACTACGGCGAGGCGATGATCGAACGGCTCCGCTCGGGTGAGCTCGACCTGTGCCTGACCTCCCCGGTCCCTGACGCCCCCGACCTGGTCGCCCGCCGCCTGGACGAACAGCGCCTGCGCCTGGTGGTCCCCGACGACCACCGCCTTGCCACCCGCAAGCGCATCCGCCTGGCGGAGGCGGCCGACGAGACGTTCGTGACCCTGGAGCCGGGCTACGGCCTGCGCCGTATCACGGACGACCTGTGCGCGGAGGCGGGCTTCACCCCGAGGGTCGCTTTCGAGGGCGAGGAGGCGGAGACTCTGCGCGGCCTGGTCGCGGCGGGCCTGGGCGTGGCCCTGCTGCCACCGCCGGCGGTGGCGCGCCCCGGCGTGGTGGAACTGACGGTGACGGCGCCGAGGGCGGTCCGCGAGATCGGGGTGGCATGGCTGGACGGCCACCCGGACACGCCACCGGTGGCGGCGTTCAAGCGGTTCCTGCTGTCGCGTCGGGGGCAGTTGCTGCCGGACTGA
- a CDS encoding thymidine phosphorylase → MDVISVIRTKRDRGELSPEQIDWVIDAYTRGEVADEQMSALAMAILLNGMNRTEIARWTAAMIASGERMDFSSLSRPTADKHSTGGVGDKITLPLAPLVAACGAAVPQLSGRGLGHTGGTLDKLESIPGWRALLSNEEMLHVLDTTGAVICAAGDGLAPADKKLYALRDVTGTVEAIPLIASSIMSKKIAEGTGSLVLDVKVGTGAFMKNIEDARELASTMVGLGTDSGVKTVALLTDMSTPLGLTAGNALEVRESVEVLAGGGPQDVIDLTVALAQEMLVAAGIKDADPAKALANGSAMDVWRRMIAAQGGDPDAELPVAREQHVITAPSSGVLTRLDAYDVGIAAWRLGAGRARKEDPVQAGAGIEIHAKPGEPVTEGQRLLTLHTDTPEKFEYALQSLGSAYDIAPTGAEFTPNPIVLDRIA, encoded by the coding sequence ATGGACGTCATCTCCGTCATCCGCACCAAGCGCGACCGCGGCGAGCTGAGCCCCGAGCAGATCGACTGGGTCATCGACGCGTACACCCGCGGAGAGGTGGCCGACGAGCAGATGTCCGCCCTGGCCATGGCCATCCTGCTGAACGGCATGAACCGTACGGAGATCGCCCGCTGGACGGCCGCCATGATCGCCAGCGGTGAGCGCATGGACTTCTCGTCCCTGTCCCGCCCGACCGCCGACAAGCACTCCACCGGTGGCGTCGGCGACAAGATCACGCTGCCGCTCGCGCCCCTGGTCGCCGCCTGCGGTGCGGCTGTCCCGCAACTGTCCGGCCGCGGCCTCGGCCACACCGGCGGCACGCTCGACAAGCTCGAGTCCATCCCCGGTTGGCGGGCCCTGCTCTCCAACGAGGAGATGCTGCACGTCCTCGACACCACCGGCGCGGTCATCTGCGCGGCGGGCGACGGACTGGCCCCCGCCGACAAGAAGCTCTACGCCCTGCGCGACGTCACCGGCACGGTCGAGGCCATCCCGCTGATCGCCTCCTCGATCATGTCCAAGAAGATCGCCGAGGGCACCGGGTCGCTGGTCCTGGACGTCAAGGTCGGCACGGGCGCGTTCATGAAGAACATCGAGGACGCCCGTGAGCTTGCCTCCACCATGGTCGGTCTGGGGACCGACAGCGGCGTGAAGACCGTCGCGCTGCTCACCGACATGTCCACCCCGCTCGGACTGACCGCCGGCAACGCCCTGGAAGTCCGGGAATCCGTCGAGGTCCTGGCCGGCGGCGGCCCCCAGGACGTCATCGACCTCACCGTGGCCCTCGCCCAGGAAATGCTCGTCGCGGCCGGCATCAAGGACGCCGACCCGGCGAAGGCGCTCGCCAACGGCTCCGCCATGGACGTCTGGCGCCGCATGATCGCCGCGCAGGGCGGTGACCCGGACGCCGAGCTCCCCGTCGCCCGCGAGCAGCACGTGATCACCGCCCCGTCCTCGGGCGTGCTCACCCGCCTCGACGCGTACGACGTCGGCATCGCCGCCTGGCGCCTCGGCGCGGGCCGCGCCCGCAAGGAGGACCCGGTCCAGGCGGGCGCGGGAATCGAGATCCACGCCAAGCCCGGTGAGCCGGTGACCGAGGGCCAGCGCCTGCTGACCCTGCACACGGACACCCCGGAGAAGTTCGAGTACGCCCTCCAGTCCCTGGGCTCGGCGTACGACATCGCTCCGACGGGCGCGGAGTTCACCCCGAACCCGATCGTGCTGGACCGTATCGCCTGA
- a CDS encoding sigma-70 family RNA polymerase sigma factor, with protein MSDLATTQDLESRLERHRRELTGYCYRMLGSAFEAEDAVQDTLVRAWRNIDKFEGRSSLRSWLYRIATNVCLDMLNAGNRRARPMDLSDPTPVAQARLSARPEVTWLEPAPDGRVLPSVVDPAETAVERETIRLAFVAALQHLPPKQRAVLILREVLAWKASEVAELLGTTVASVNSALQRARATLAESSPAASDTADPLDEEQKKLLDRYVAAFEGYDMQALTALLHEDATMSMPPYDLWLRGHDDIVGWMLGVGDVCRGSKLVPTVANGAPAFAHYHPSESGDGYEPWALIVLEISDGKVGGMDFFLDTKRWFPLFELPQRLDKEGAPAGSADL; from the coding sequence ATGAGCGATCTCGCAACGACACAGGATCTGGAATCCAGGCTGGAGCGGCACCGCAGAGAGCTGACCGGCTACTGCTACCGCATGCTCGGCTCCGCCTTCGAGGCGGAGGACGCGGTGCAGGACACGCTGGTCCGCGCCTGGCGGAACATCGACAAGTTCGAGGGCCGCTCCTCCCTGCGCTCCTGGCTCTACCGGATCGCGACGAACGTCTGCCTGGACATGCTCAACGCCGGCAACCGCCGGGCCCGCCCGATGGACCTGAGCGACCCGACACCGGTGGCCCAGGCCCGGCTCAGCGCCCGCCCGGAGGTCACCTGGCTGGAGCCGGCGCCGGACGGGCGGGTGCTGCCGTCCGTCGTGGACCCGGCGGAGACAGCGGTCGAGCGCGAGACGATCCGGCTCGCGTTCGTCGCGGCGCTGCAGCATCTGCCGCCCAAGCAGCGGGCCGTGCTGATCCTGCGCGAGGTGCTGGCCTGGAAGGCGAGCGAGGTCGCCGAACTGCTGGGCACGACGGTCGCCTCGGTCAACAGTGCCCTGCAGCGGGCGAGGGCGACGCTCGCCGAGTCGTCGCCGGCCGCGAGTGATACGGCCGACCCGCTGGACGAGGAGCAGAAGAAACTCCTGGACCGGTATGTGGCGGCCTTCGAGGGGTACGACATGCAGGCGCTGACGGCGCTGCTGCACGAGGACGCCACGATGTCCATGCCTCCGTACGACCTGTGGCTGCGCGGCCACGACGACATCGTGGGCTGGATGCTCGGCGTCGGCGACGTGTGCCGGGGCTCGAAGCTGGTGCCGACCGTGGCGAACGGTGCCCCGGCCTTCGCGCACTACCACCCGAGCGAATCGGGCGACGGGTACGAGCCGTGGGCGCTGATCGTTCTGGAGATCTCGGACGGCAAGGTGGGCGGGATGGACTTCTTCCTGGACACCAAGCGCTGGTTCCCGCTGTTCGAGCTGCCGCAGCGGCTGGACAAGGAGGGCGCACCAGCGGGCTCGGCGGACCTGTAG
- a CDS encoding cytidine deaminase, which produces MTTAPEVDWEALRDAARDAMSHAYAPYSGFPVGVAALVDDGRTVVGCNVENASYGLGLCAECGLVSHLQATGGGRLTHFVCVDGEGKALVPCGRCRQLLYEFGGPELLLETPEGIVPLSAMLPQAFGPGHLR; this is translated from the coding sequence GTGACGACCGCACCGGAGGTCGACTGGGAGGCCCTGCGCGACGCGGCTCGGGACGCGATGTCCCACGCGTACGCCCCGTACTCGGGCTTCCCGGTCGGTGTCGCCGCCCTGGTGGACGACGGCCGCACCGTCGTCGGCTGCAATGTGGAGAACGCGAGTTACGGTCTCGGCCTGTGCGCCGAGTGCGGGCTCGTCTCCCACCTCCAGGCCACCGGCGGCGGCCGGCTGACCCACTTCGTCTGTGTGGACGGCGAGGGCAAGGCCCTGGTCCCGTGCGGCCGCTGCCGCCAGCTGCTGTACGAGTTCGGCGGGCCGGAACTGCTGCTGGAGACGCCGGAGGGCATCGTGCCGCTCTCGGCGATGCTCCCGCAGGCCTTCGGGCCCGGCCACCTCAGGTAG
- a CDS encoding SixA phosphatase family protein codes for MEVGRVTVVRRLIVVRHAKSSWPAEVDDHDRPLAKRGRRDAPAAGRWLRGCGHVPDLVLCSTAVRARRTWELAAAALDAPPPVVHDTNLYHAGARELLETLRRTAPGTKTVLLVGHNPAVQELVLSVARTSADDALARAREKFPTCAIAVLEWQGSWAFLGPGVARLTAFEVARGQRS; via the coding sequence ATGGAGGTGGGTCGGGTGACGGTGGTGCGCCGACTGATCGTGGTACGGCATGCCAAGTCCTCGTGGCCGGCGGAGGTGGACGACCACGACCGCCCGCTGGCGAAGCGAGGGCGCCGCGATGCCCCGGCTGCCGGCCGGTGGCTGCGCGGCTGCGGACATGTGCCGGATCTCGTGCTCTGCTCCACCGCCGTCAGGGCCCGCCGGACATGGGAGCTTGCGGCGGCGGCGCTGGACGCGCCGCCGCCCGTGGTCCATGACACGAACCTGTATCACGCCGGTGCCCGTGAGCTCCTGGAGACCCTTCGCCGTACGGCACCCGGGACAAAGACCGTGCTCCTGGTCGGCCACAATCCGGCCGTCCAGGAGCTGGTGCTGAGCGTGGCCCGCACATCCGCGGACGATGCCCTGGCCCGCGCCAGGGAGAAGTTCCCGACCTGCGCGATCGCCGTACTGGAGTGGCAGGGCTCGTGGGCCTTTCTCGGCCCGGGTGTGGCGCGGCTGACCGCTTTCGAGGTGGCGCGCGGGCAGCGTTCGTGA
- a CDS encoding MFS transporter — MPPASTKAPTVVGAASQSPVSSDTRLAPGASGYRRMSFALFAAGMATFALLYSTQALLPAVSAGFGVSASAASWTVSAATGALALCVLPLSAVSERFGRRSVMTVSLAVAVVVGLLVPFAPNLEWLVALRAVQGAALAGLPASAMAYLAEEVRPKALVAAIGLFVAGNSIGGMSGRIVTGWVAQLWGWRAALAAVGLMALACALVFRAMLPKARHFTPGSLNPTALARAVRGHLADPLLMRLYAIGALFMTVFGAVYTVIGYRLVEEPFSLPQGVVGSIFLVYLVGTVSSAAAGRLVGRLGRRGALYLAVTTTAAGLLLSLTDSLTGVLLGLVLITAGFFAGHAVASSSVSRTAKTGRAQASALYQSAYYLGSSAGGTLGAVAFHAGGWSGTVALGLLAVLGVVSITLYGSHAARVRQRLMAPAVQH; from the coding sequence ATGCCTCCCGCAAGTACCAAGGCGCCCACCGTCGTGGGCGCCGCCTCGCAGTCCCCCGTCTCCTCCGACACCCGGCTCGCTCCCGGCGCCTCCGGCTACCGCCGGATGAGCTTCGCGCTCTTCGCCGCCGGCATGGCGACCTTCGCCCTCCTCTACTCCACGCAGGCGCTGCTGCCCGCGGTCTCCGCCGGTTTCGGCGTGAGCGCGAGCGCCGCCAGCTGGACGGTCTCCGCGGCGACGGGCGCGCTGGCTCTGTGCGTACTGCCGCTGAGCGCGGTGTCCGAGCGGTTCGGGCGGCGCTCCGTGATGACCGTGTCCCTCGCGGTCGCCGTCGTGGTGGGGCTGCTGGTGCCGTTCGCACCGAACCTGGAGTGGCTGGTGGCCCTGCGCGCGGTGCAGGGTGCGGCCCTGGCCGGGCTGCCGGCCTCTGCGATGGCGTATCTCGCCGAGGAGGTCAGGCCCAAGGCCCTGGTCGCCGCGATCGGCCTTTTCGTGGCGGGCAACAGCATCGGCGGTATGAGCGGCCGGATCGTCACCGGCTGGGTGGCGCAGCTGTGGGGCTGGCGCGCCGCCCTCGCCGCAGTCGGCCTGATGGCGCTCGCGTGCGCGCTGGTGTTCCGCGCGATGCTGCCGAAGGCACGGCACTTCACGCCCGGCTCGCTCAACCCGACGGCCCTCGCCAGGGCGGTGCGCGGTCACCTCGCCGACCCGCTGCTGATGCGGCTGTACGCGATCGGCGCGCTGTTCATGACCGTCTTCGGCGCGGTCTACACGGTGATCGGGTACCGGCTGGTCGAGGAGCCCTTCTCCCTCCCGCAGGGCGTCGTCGGCTCGATCTTCCTGGTCTATCTCGTCGGTACGGTCTCCTCGGCGGCCGCGGGCAGGCTGGTCGGCCGGCTCGGGCGGCGCGGCGCGCTGTATCTGGCGGTCACCACGACCGCCGCGGGCCTGCTGCTGTCGCTGACGGATTCGCTGACCGGGGTGCTGCTGGGCCTCGTGCTGATCACCGCCGGATTCTTCGCCGGCCACGCCGTCGCCTCGTCGTCGGTGAGCCGTACGGCGAAGACGGGCCGCGCGCAGGCGTCGGCGCTCTACCAGTCCGCGTACTACCTGGGCAGCAGCGCGGGCGGCACGCTCGGCGCTGTCGCGTTCCACGCGGGCGGCTGGAGCGGAACGGTGGCGCTGGGGCTGCTCGCGGTGCTCGGCGTCGTGTCGATCACGCTGTACGGGTCGCATGCCGCTCGGGTCCGGCAACGGCTGATGGCGCCGGCCGTGCAGCACTGA
- a CDS encoding TIGR03086 family metal-binding protein: MVQQAHAYLRAAVRGVPADAWGSPTPCTEWTVRQVLNHARLDQQAYGAFITGEGRPESDPFQPADAFEADPVKELDEILDRVSAAWQTVPTDAETVTTPLPVGPLPLWVGAGACALDAAVHAWDIAVATGQDLPLPASLAQPLLAVAGEPWTEQLRAFAFAPVVAAPDGAPGTEADQLLRHLGRNPGWAPPAPRPDLPERRMTCA; this comes from the coding sequence CTGGTCCAGCAGGCACACGCCTATCTGCGCGCGGCGGTGCGGGGGGTGCCTGCCGACGCCTGGGGAAGCCCGACACCCTGCACTGAGTGGACCGTGCGCCAGGTGCTCAATCACGCACGGCTGGACCAGCAGGCGTACGGCGCTTTCATCACGGGTGAAGGACGTCCCGAGTCAGATCCCTTCCAGCCGGCCGACGCCTTCGAGGCCGACCCGGTGAAGGAGCTGGACGAGATCCTGGACCGGGTCTCCGCCGCCTGGCAGACGGTGCCCACCGATGCCGAGACCGTCACCACGCCGCTGCCCGTAGGACCGCTGCCTCTGTGGGTCGGCGCGGGGGCGTGCGCCCTCGACGCGGCCGTGCACGCCTGGGACATAGCCGTGGCCACGGGCCAGGATCTGCCGCTGCCGGCGTCGCTGGCGCAGCCTCTGCTCGCGGTGGCGGGGGAACCGTGGACGGAGCAGCTGCGCGCGTTCGCCTTCGCCCCGGTGGTGGCGGCCCCGGACGGCGCCCCGGGAACCGAGGCCGATCAGCTGCTGCGCCACCTCGGCCGTAACCCCGGCTGGGCTCCTCCCGCGCCCCGACCGGACCTGCCGGAGCGGAGGATGACGTGTGCCTGA
- a CDS encoding protein-arginine deiminase domain-containing protein — MLGTRHSSRAALALTVIGAVLAPVSPAFAADPPRVDLRADVNRDGRVDVTGATDTADEDTWSARRGAVLLPNIDDDTKRCPVKGANGRPLSDAKLAACNDAADSKVNGSADAADLARVRSVPMTNLPATASGTLKVVKGGSKTRVFVKRSTGWTQVTATTRLTAAELRSGVEFGVEGRDVIRDSTVWDGRAVIRLTVASGGHSTSDDVTLRVAPLLTHHHLQKAQQLLVTKVKGKDQFARQQQAFVKGLAAEVASAGIGKPLLTFDKYGDIWAQDFVEPGYVSMTGPDGRRQAIRVMLRSAQADREAGRELFEKLRGNGVGVVQVSGVRDSEEWTLNSMGNLETIPPHSYGGRSFPAGRIIMGERKDNGSKPARAMRTLLKSQGFQDPLLLDTSWLHVGHVDEFVQFLPADTPRGWKIGIADPEAGLRLLREAKAAGHGRTRMFSVPGARGLPAPKETIDQALASKWLVKDNTMAAQGIKANLEILKRETGVTDAEVVRVPALYTRGTGDEEQGNRMPRLTRMGAGKAPDAVREYGQQKELARHADGAAARESVMTSAYVPGAVNGIVLGDNRYLAPRQWGPVIGGKDIFTSAVNAAYSGAGMKVSYLDDWYTYHLGAGEVHCGTNTLRDASAPWWRP; from the coding sequence ATGTTGGGTACGAGGCATTCGAGCCGTGCCGCGCTGGCTCTCACCGTGATCGGGGCCGTACTGGCGCCCGTGTCACCGGCGTTCGCGGCGGATCCGCCCCGGGTCGACCTCCGGGCGGACGTGAACCGGGACGGGCGGGTGGACGTCACCGGCGCGACCGACACGGCAGATGAGGACACCTGGTCGGCCAGGAGGGGAGCGGTCCTCCTCCCCAACATCGATGACGACACCAAGCGGTGTCCGGTCAAGGGCGCAAACGGTCGGCCCTTGTCGGATGCCAAGCTGGCGGCCTGCAACGACGCGGCCGACTCCAAGGTGAACGGCTCCGCCGACGCGGCGGACCTGGCTCGGGTGCGTTCCGTGCCGATGACGAACCTGCCCGCCACGGCGTCGGGCACCCTGAAGGTCGTGAAGGGCGGAAGCAAGACACGGGTCTTCGTCAAACGCTCCACCGGCTGGACCCAGGTCACTGCCACCACCCGGCTGACCGCCGCAGAGCTCCGCTCCGGTGTGGAATTCGGCGTCGAAGGCAGGGACGTGATCCGCGACAGCACGGTCTGGGACGGCCGCGCCGTGATCCGCCTGACCGTGGCCTCCGGCGGGCACAGCACCTCGGACGACGTCACCCTGCGGGTCGCACCCCTGCTCACGCACCACCATCTGCAGAAGGCACAGCAGTTGCTGGTCACCAAGGTGAAGGGCAAGGACCAATTCGCGCGTCAGCAGCAGGCGTTCGTCAAGGGCCTTGCGGCGGAGGTCGCATCGGCCGGGATCGGCAAGCCGCTGCTGACCTTCGACAAGTACGGGGACATCTGGGCGCAGGACTTCGTCGAGCCCGGCTATGTCAGCATGACCGGCCCGGACGGACGGCGCCAGGCGATACGCGTGATGCTGCGCTCGGCGCAGGCGGACCGCGAGGCCGGGCGGGAGCTGTTCGAGAAGCTGCGCGGCAACGGCGTGGGAGTCGTCCAGGTGTCCGGGGTCCGTGACTCGGAGGAGTGGACCCTCAACTCGATGGGGAACCTGGAGACCATCCCTCCGCACTCGTACGGCGGCCGGTCCTTCCCGGCCGGACGCATCATCATGGGCGAGCGCAAGGACAACGGCTCCAAGCCCGCACGGGCGATGCGGACCCTGCTGAAGTCCCAGGGTTTCCAGGACCCGCTGCTTCTTGACACCTCGTGGCTGCACGTGGGGCATGTGGACGAGTTCGTCCAGTTCCTGCCCGCCGACACGCCGCGCGGCTGGAAGATCGGGATCGCCGACCCCGAAGCAGGACTGCGGCTGCTGCGCGAGGCGAAGGCGGCCGGTCATGGCAGGACGCGCATGTTCTCGGTGCCGGGAGCCCGTGGCCTGCCCGCCCCCAAGGAGACCATCGACCAGGCGCTGGCATCGAAGTGGCTGGTGAAGGACAACACCATGGCCGCCCAGGGGATCAAGGCGAACCTCGAGATCCTCAAACGCGAGACGGGCGTGACGGACGCCGAGGTCGTGCGCGTGCCTGCCCTGTACACACGGGGTACCGGGGACGAGGAGCAGGGCAACCGTATGCCGCGGCTGACGCGGATGGGCGCAGGCAAGGCACCGGACGCGGTCCGCGAGTACGGACAGCAGAAGGAGCTCGCGCGGCACGCCGACGGCGCCGCGGCCCGGGAATCCGTCATGACCAGCGCGTACGTCCCGGGGGCGGTCAACGGCATCGTGCTCGGTGACAACCGCTATCTGGCCCCGCGCCAATGGGGCCCGGTCATCGGCGGCAAGGACATCTTCACCTCTGCTGTGAACGCCGCATACTCCGGAGCGGGCATGAAGGTGTCGTACCTCGACGACTGGTACACCTACCACCTCGGTGCGGGCGAGGTGCACTGCGGCACGAACACGCTGCGTGATGCGTCCGCGCCGTGGTGGAGGCCGTAG
- a CDS encoding STAS domain-containing protein, with translation MAGRITPADGLRLCEELAAQLGRAGTGEAAAGDVICDVGGLTQVSLAVVDALARLQLTARRLGGRLRLHGAPPELLALLVLVGLDEVA, from the coding sequence ATGGCCGGGAGGATCACCCCGGCCGATGGACTCCGTCTGTGCGAGGAGCTGGCAGCACAGCTGGGCCGCGCCGGCACCGGGGAAGCGGCCGCCGGGGACGTGATCTGCGACGTCGGCGGCCTCACCCAGGTGAGTCTCGCCGTCGTCGACGCCCTTGCCCGGCTCCAGCTCACCGCCCGCCGGCTCGGCGGCCGCCTCCGACTGCACGGAGCCCCGCCCGAGTTGCTCGCGCTGCTGGTGCTGGTGGGCCTGGACGAGGTGGCGTGA
- a CDS encoding L,D-transpeptidase family protein, whose amino-acid sequence MSKRRAGVVLGLTGLVVPLTVVLGSGTAHAASCTTSTGPYQKQVEKFLGRPVDGRQSAADCQAIRAFQAKHGITPTIGYAGPITWRTMNTMLAQKAAGNNPNAAGKCPTNKGRIACVDLTRQLSWVQDGSRLKYGPVPVRTGKNGTETRTGLKKIYWRSINHWSTIYHVSMPYSQFFDGGQAFHSTTKSMWNPPGSGGCVNMRSADAKAYWNLLRNGDDVYVYGRKPGT is encoded by the coding sequence ATATCGAAAAGACGCGCGGGCGTGGTGCTCGGGCTGACCGGTCTGGTGGTCCCGCTGACGGTCGTGCTCGGCAGCGGGACCGCACATGCGGCGTCGTGCACCACGTCGACGGGGCCGTACCAGAAGCAGGTGGAGAAGTTCCTGGGGCGCCCGGTGGACGGGCGGCAGTCGGCGGCCGACTGCCAGGCGATCCGTGCCTTCCAGGCCAAGCACGGGATCACCCCGACCATCGGCTACGCGGGGCCGATCACCTGGCGCACGATGAACACGATGCTGGCGCAGAAGGCGGCCGGGAACAATCCGAACGCGGCCGGCAAGTGCCCGACGAACAAGGGCCGGATCGCCTGTGTCGACCTGACCAGGCAGCTGAGCTGGGTCCAGGACGGCAGCAGGCTCAAGTACGGCCCGGTGCCGGTGCGGACCGGCAAGAACGGCACCGAGACCCGTACCGGCCTGAAGAAGATCTACTGGCGCAGCATCAACCACTGGTCGACGATCTACCACGTGTCGATGCCGTACTCGCAGTTCTTCGACGGCGGGCAGGCCTTCCACTCGACGACCAAGTCGATGTGGAACCCGCCGGGCTCGGGCGGCTGCGTCAACATGCGCTCGGCGGACGCGAAAGCGTACTGGAATCTCCTGCGGAACGGGGACGATGTGTACGTGTACGGGCGCAAGCCCGGAACGTGA
- a CDS encoding ABC transporter permease, producing MTATATSTPPPAAPKVSGGKGGRTRLSFPVILLIIAGALVALSAVRAITGAEDLTSAGQINAALSMAVPIGLAGLGGLWAERAGVVNIGLEGMMILGTFFGAWAGWQTSPWLGVLAGVLGGMAGGLLHAVATVTFGVDHIISGIAINILAVGFTTYFAKLWFNTGEAAAAGGSPKQSPPAEEITSVTVPGLSDWLVSIEKHDWFFVSDLAGILGGLVTNLSLLTIVAVALFFGTFLVLWKTSFGLRLRSCGENPIASESLGVNVYKYKYIAVIVSGGMAGLGGAFLSLVTSHIYNEGQTGGRGYIGLAAMIFGNWRPGGLAMGAGLFGFSDALQLRAGGQSVHALLLLLAVVLVALGVWKVYRKRYPTAAISLVVAAGVFAWYLLTDTVPTEFVSATPYVVTLLVLSLSAQRLRMPKADGMRYRKGQGK from the coding sequence GTGACCGCCACGGCGACTTCCACCCCGCCGCCCGCGGCCCCCAAGGTCTCCGGCGGCAAGGGCGGCCGCACCCGCCTCTCCTTCCCGGTGATCCTGCTGATCATCGCGGGCGCGCTCGTCGCGCTGTCCGCCGTGCGCGCCATCACCGGCGCGGAGGACCTCACCTCGGCGGGCCAGATCAACGCGGCGCTCTCGATGGCCGTGCCGATCGGTCTGGCCGGTCTTGGCGGTCTGTGGGCCGAGCGGGCCGGTGTGGTCAACATCGGTCTCGAAGGAATGATGATCCTCGGCACCTTCTTCGGTGCCTGGGCCGGGTGGCAGACCAGCCCCTGGCTCGGTGTGCTCGCCGGTGTACTCGGCGGCATGGCCGGTGGTCTGCTGCACGCGGTGGCCACCGTCACCTTCGGTGTCGACCACATCATCTCCGGTATCGCGATCAACATCCTGGCCGTCGGATTCACGACGTACTTCGCCAAGCTCTGGTTCAACACCGGTGAGGCGGCTGCCGCCGGCGGCAGCCCCAAGCAGTCCCCGCCGGCCGAGGAGATCACCTCGGTGACCGTTCCGGGACTCTCCGACTGGCTCGTCTCGATCGAGAAACACGACTGGTTCTTCGTTTCGGACCTCGCGGGCATCCTCGGCGGCCTGGTCACCAACCTCTCGCTGCTCACGATCGTGGCGGTCGCGCTGTTCTTCGGCACCTTCCTGGTGCTGTGGAAGACCTCGTTCGGTCTGCGGCTGCGCTCCTGCGGCGAGAACCCGATCGCGTCGGAGTCGCTGGGCGTCAACGTCTACAAGTACAAGTACATCGCGGTGATCGTCTCCGGTGGCATGGCCGGGCTCGGTGGCGCCTTCCTGTCCCTGGTCACCTCGCACATCTACAACGAGGGCCAGACCGGCGGACGCGGCTACATCGGCCTGGCCGCGATGATCTTCGGTAACTGGCGGCCCGGTGGACTCGCGATGGGCGCAGGCCTGTTCGGCTTCTCCGATGCCCTGCAGCTGCGTGCGGGCGGTCAGTCCGTCCACGCGCTCCTGTTGCTGCTGGCCGTGGTGCTGGTCGCGCTCGGCGTGTGGAAGGTGTACCGCAAGCGGTATCCGACGGCCGCGATCAGCCTGGTCGTCGCCGCCGGCGTGTTCGCCTGGTACCTCCTTACGGACACGGTGCCCACCGAGTTCGTGAGCGCTACGCCGTACGTCGTCACCCTGCTGGTCCTCTCGCTCAGCGCGCAGCGGCTGCGGATGCCCAAGGCCGACGGCATGCGGTACCGCAAGGGCCAGGGCAAGTGA